In the Melanotaenia boesemani isolate fMelBoe1 chromosome 14, fMelBoe1.pri, whole genome shotgun sequence genome, GTGCACAAAAATGAGCGCATTGAATTCCACGTGCACGGAGCTGAGTGTTCTAAATTCCACATGCACAGAGATGAGCTTTGTAAATTCCATGTGCACGGAGCTTACcattttaaatttcacatgCGCAGAGCTGAACATTCAAAATTCCTTGTGTACAGTGCTGAGCGTTCTAAATTCCACATAGGCAAAGCTGAGTATTCTAAATTCCAGGTGCATAGAGTTAGGTATTCTAAATTCCACATGCGCATAGTTGAGCATTCTAAATTCCATGTGCACACAGAGGAGCATTCTAAATTCCTTGTGCACGGAGCTTAGCATTCTAAATTCCACATGAGCAGAGCTGAACATTCTAAAGTCCTCATGTACAGTTCTGAGCATTCTAAATTGTACTTGCATAGAGGTGAGCATTCTAAATTCCACGTACGCAGAGATGAGTGTTCTAAATTCCATCTGAACAAACATGGGCATCCTAAATTCCATGTGCACAGACATGAACATTCTAAATTCCCCATGTGCAGAGCTGAACATTCTAAATTCCTCAAATACAGTGCTGAGCATTCTAAATTCTACATGCACAGAGCTGAGTATTCTAAATTCCTCGTGCGCAGACATGACCACTCTAAATTCCTTGGGGCAGTGCTAAGCATCCTAAATTCCAGGAGCACaaagatgagcattctaaatttCACAAGCACACAGCTGAGCGTTCTAAATTCCACTTGCACAGCAGACATGAGCATTCCAAATGCCACGTATACAGTGCTGAGCATTCTAAATCCATTTGCGCAGAGCTGAGGGTTCTAAATTCCATGTGTGCATAGCTAACCATTCTAAATTCCATGTGCACAAAGATCAGTGTTTTAAATGTCACGTGCAGAGAAGCAATTATTCTGAATGACACGTGCACATAGGAGCATCTAAATGTGCTCAATGTGCTCTGAGTGCATGTGGAATTTAGAATGAGAATAAGGCATGTTTCCAATAATTTGTTAATAGATATAATTGAAAATTAATGTAGTTCTAAAAGTAAAATGgagtccaacccagtactaacAAGGTGtgcctaataaagtggctaGTGAGTGAGTGTTCCACATGAgtttaaaacaaagcaacagatATTAGAATGCACTGATTCACTTGATGGCTTATACTGAAAATATACATCAGTCATAGTAAGCATGTTAATATTCTGAAATTAGCTTGAAGcaacactgttttctttttgtttttgatttttttcttgatttgtaTTCTGCTATGTGGCTGTCAGCACTAGAACATATCTCTGTGTAATTGTGCTTTTCATGCATGACCCCTGTTTTAGCTTTCCAGTGCCACAAGGGGTCAGTCAAAATATGGAATTGCTTGAACTTTGGGTGCATCTTGGCTTTGTTTCAACTGTTAGTTTTTCCTTAGACATAGAAAATTCATTAGTTTTTGTAAAGGAAGCAGCTATAAAACAGGTGATACTTCTGTGCTGGAGGGGTTGACATTTCTGGTGCTTCGTTTTGTTTGCTGGGCCTTTCTAGCTTGAGTAAACTTTCAGCCAGTCATCATTTAGTCAGTGTGTTGCATCAGCATCGTGTGCTTTGCGTTGTTAGATTTTTAGTGCACTACACATctgtttatttgcattaaaaaatacCCTGAATGCCTCAGCCTACAGGTGCTGAGAGCTACACAAACAGATAAGGCCTATAAACTAAAGTCAAAATTATTCTTAAGTGTGTGTCATCTTTAGTCTTATGTGTAACTATAAATAGAGTAACACAGTCATGTTGACTATCCTTCACATTCTTCCTTCCTTCGTCATGGCTTTTACTTTCTGTATGCTCGTGAAAATATCAAACGGCTAATGCAACTGCTGCCGCATTGTAGATCTTACACAGGAAACCAGGTGAACCACAGAAAGCATAGTTTTTGGTGATTAACTGATGTTCACATAGGAACAAATCTTCAAGAATTTTTCCAGGAAAGATTAATGAAATTCTATGTTCTACACACACAGCTGTGCTATGAGTTTATCAGAAGCCGACAACTAAGTTAATTATGCTATATCCTGAAGCTGTTTACACTGTAATGAGGAGTTGTACTTCCATCCCTTTGTGAATCGAGTGAGAAAGTGTGTTCAAGCTTTTTACTGGTACTGAATgctttttcaaaatgtttttactgtttgtacTGGGTCTTACTATACTTGCAAAAACACTGGAAAAGCTCcttcatgaatttttatttaacttttcacCCTGAAGAATGAACGATTGAACTTACTCAGATTTCTTactcatttgtttttctcacaCTAATAAAGTATGTCTGCCAACACAAACCAGTTCTTACAGTTTGTGAACATGTCTGTATGTGTTACTATTGTCtgataaagaaaagacaaaaaaatctttgaaaggttttttttatttctacatttatgtTGAAGATTAAACACTAACACATAATAGGTGAAATTTCACCTCTTAGATACAATGGATGTGTGCTGGAGCAAAGCTTTGAGTAACAAGTTTACATATGATAATAATTCTCCTTCACAATCTCATTTATCCAAGGAACATATTCTGAGATATCAGTGTAGACATTGGGCACATCTGGGTAGTTGCAGTTGGAATTCTTGTTGAAAGAAACAATGCCAACAGCTATGTCGTTGCACACCAAAGGACCACCAGAGTCACCCTGTAAGGGAAAGATATTTCATaggtttatttacatttagaatttgatgttttggtcaTTTATATTCATAAACCTGGTGAACATACCTGGCAGAATCCTTTGTCTGTACCACTTCCTCCTGCACAGATCACATTGGGAGGAAGAGCGGTCCATTCCTCTTTACAGCTTTCTGGATCTATGATCAACACGTTCACCACTCTCAGCTCATTGACAACTGAACCCGCGGTTTGAGTCATACCCCATCCAGCCACAGAgcatgtttgattttcttttacattcattttagaGGCTGGAATTTTAATTGTGTGGATTCTCTCATTTATGTCAACTTCAACTGATAACTGGAGACACAAAGAGCAAAAGTTGGCAAcatcatacttttttttcacttaTCACACTgaaaaatgagtaaagaaagaaattatttgaaaaaaaaaagttacaccACATGTTACaggtttaataaaataacatttaaattaatattaatgatgTAAATTACTTGTGCCAAAAATGTCACTTGACAACGTAACTTAGATAAACTTACCTTTAGAAGCATGATGTCAAAACCAAAACCAGGTGATGTGTAACCAGGGTGTATGTAACTCTTTTCAAttcctctttttaaataattgtccTCCATGATTTTGTTGGTTCCAAGAATAACGTGTGTAAGTATACTACAGTAGAGATAAATCAGATATTTTAtagtacatttttaaacaaggATCAATCAGACATTGCTTTCCAAGAAGTCTGGTAACTCACTTTTCCCCACAGTGTGCAGCTGTGACCACAAAACCCTGAGTGATGAGAAATCCTCCACACATATGGCCATGATGGTTCTGCACAGAGACCATGTACGGCATTGAGTTCTTTGGAGCTTTTTCTCCATGTATAATGTCACTCCCGTTTACtgcaaataagtaaaaaaaaaaaaaaaaagaaaaatctaaatgagGTTAATTTGTCATTCAGTATTCTGTTAAGACATTCAGATTAGGATTTCTTACCAGTTTGTCCAACACATGTTAGAACATGGAGGAGCAGAAAAGTACGCAGACTGTTCATGATGGCCGCAGGTCACAGACGTTCTTGTTAGGATGTCAGGCTGACACATTTATACACTTGTTTGGCTCTGTTGTCTTGATTATCTGATCATAATGTCTAACCATATCCTTTCTACGTGTTAGTTTGCAACTTGTATCATCTTTCATGATCTTTGAGCCCACCTCTTTCAAAAACAAAGTGTTGATTTGTCAGTGTGATGTGATTTTTATCAGTCTGTCACATCATGTATTTCCTGCTTGACCTACTTCATAACTTTTCTCCATTTACTTTAAGTTTTTAACTTTAGGGTGCCTTTTGGACCTTCTTTCGTCATAATTCATTAATTGCAggattttagtatttttttttttcaaatgcaaaatgaaaaaaaaattggtgtAGAAATAAAATTGTGATCATATTTGATATAATTTAGCgtcttctgtttatttgttaatgTCTCTTTTCTTATGAATGAAACATTCTCAGCTTCTTTCAGCCTTTACATTTATGTAACTCTGTGTAGGTTTGGACCTGCCTTTCCTCCTTAGgtaatattttattgttcagctATCTATCTGTGATAGGAAGTTCAGCTCATTTCAAAGATTTGTCTCAGTTCCCAGCAGAAGTCGACTCTTTCAGCTCCCTGATGGCTCGTAATTTAGTATGACTCATTGACTCAGCCTTATTCAGCAATCATGAATGGGTTGTGTGTTGGAaagaactttttattatttagtgttttcatAAAGTTCCCGGCTGCTATTGCACATAATTAGcagcaaataaatataatataaatattttataatatttagcTAAAACATGTCCTGCTGTTATCTGTGTTTCTGTAGATGTTTACCGCTGATTAATTTGGGTGCAAGCGTGCAGTTTGTCACGCAATCGTTCAGTTTTTGTGCAACTTGGGAGACCTTACAGAGACAGGAGCTAAAAAGGTTTGCCTTATAGAATGCACATATGGTCAGCCagtttaacataaaataattacctTTTCACTAAATATGAAAGCCATTCAACAATATTTGAAGCATCTTACCAGTTAGATGTAAATTACAGGAAATCATCTAATCTGCATGACATCTGTTGGTTGTTgtgattatcattttgtttgtgttgatttTCAGTCAGCAAGATTTATTTGAAGTTAATCACAGTTGCTCTGAGTGTATGAAGACACCTCACCCTGTAGGACTGGAGTCTTGGGATTGGAAAGAAATGTTTGCTGTATTGTGGACTTTGAGCATGAGAGGAGTTTTCTTGTCGGAGTAAAAATCAGTCCTCATGTTACATTTTAACTGTACTGAACTTGACATAACTTGAAATGACTGGATTTTGTATTACATTTCTCCCCCTGAGGGTTGCTGTTTAAATCCTAATACAtgacttttatatattttttaataaatgttttatcatCTGTTTATAAATGTAATATTGGGATGCTATTAAATTTCACACTTAgttgtaaaacactttgtagAACATAGACATGGTTAAAAGAAGTTATATAAGTGTGAACTCTTGGACCCCTGTAACTTGCCAGCATCATGTCACTTTGTTGATTGTATAGTCCACAAACAAAGTCACATATCATGTTGTTATTGTGCATTTTTAGCTTTGAtgtgttataaaaaaaacatgacaaatgtcTGAGAGGTTTATGTAAAAGTATTTGGCAAAGTATGATCCTTTAAAGGTGCATGGCATGCACTGACACACAAATGATGTGTAGTAAAACCAGCAAAATGACTCACAACCTGGCAAGTTATCATTCAGCTTTCTCATAAGACCAGGTTGTGCTTGGTCGATAATTTCTCGGTAATCCTTGCACccaatatttcatttatttctctgtATTTTGACAGTCATACATTTCCAGATATGacatttccatttcttttttctgccatAATATGCCTTTATGtatactttaaaaacatttttccatgaGAGCAGATTTACTCATCTTTCAGTATATTGGCTTAttgttaattatgattaattattatttaaactttttacaaGCACAACCATATGTACTGTACatcaacaaataaaactgattcacATTCAAGCTAACATGAGGGTATGATTAGATAAGCATTAGCTTCACCCACCTcctttttgaacatttcttttatttcaatggtagttttttaattttgtttttttgtttagttttatttgtatgttaaaaataaataactctaACAAACATACAGAAACTAATTACACATTTTGCATGTTAAAGTCAAAACAGTAGGCTACTGGTTTGGTCTGTATTATAATTCCATTATATTTATCTTATATTCTAATAGCTATACAAATGACCATCTCTTAGATTAGTAGCTATTTAGCTTTGCTTGAGTTCTTTAGGGCTGTTTCAGTTCAACCACAGcgtaataaaaaagaaaaaggttttctcaattacatttcaaaaagtaaatcttttttttatttttctaaatttaaataaaatacaatatttgaGTTTTAGTGGAAATGAAGCAAAAGGCaaaatgttttttgcttttcatgttGAGAGATACAAGACCAGTGGCTGTGCCATCATGGACTTGAGGACCACCAGACTCGCCTGTATGGAGAAAGATGTTTGATCAGTTTAAACATTGTTTAAGATCAGAAGCCAGCTATTAAGAAACAGGACAGAATAAATATATAGTATACCCACCTGCACACAACATTTTTTGGAAGAGCCACTCTAATTACTTTCCATTTATTTGTACTTTCCTTCAAGACAACAATACACACTTTAGCTTCTTCCAACACATCAACAAGTTTAACCCCACCCCTTTTGGTGAAGCCTCGTCCTGCAACATTGCATTTATCTTTCACTTTCATCTCAGGCCTTGGAAACTGAATATTTTGCACTAGGGTTGGGCCCATACCGATGCTAGCGTCGGAAATACTCACTGATCCTGCCAAAAGTAAGGGTATCAATATCAGTGAGTATTTCCGTCTAAACACCAGCCGATACCATGGAAACAAaatcataattctttgtttcctgcccaaaacacaaataacagaaacagaCACAAGAATATATGCAATCTTGTGTGACCATTGTTTTGAGTTGGAAAGCAGATGAGCAGCTGCATGTtttgctaacatttagcattagcgGTATGTCAGGAATTGCTAGCAAAGCAGCGACATGCTTCATATGcagggctgaagtttccagaggcGGCACAAATGATGCCAAATATAACACATTCAAatcaataataacaataatcgAATCCAAAACCAAATAATTTTAGAATTATTAAAGATAgattctgcatttttaaaatgcagtgatGTGATGCAGCATGTGACCTCTTTGTCATATGTAAACAAAAGAGAGTGTCCAAATTGGACACGTTCACATAAAAagcatgagaaaaatgtttttaaacatgcagaGAAATACTGTATGTTATTTATAGTGAGaagtcaggtttttttttctttgtttcttttttggagtgtgaggtgtgtttttaatgtttttaaataggaCTTCTGTAAACTATCTTGGGTCTAAGCTTGGTCTGTATGGTCATAGAATCCCTCCACGACAAATATGGCTGCTTGTAAAACACAATGTTTCCTTTTCAAATGCAAAAGATGACATTTATGGCAGACGAACAGATCGAGTAGAGAGATGTGATGTTCTTGGAAACATATCTACATGATTCATCTCAAAACCAAAGTCTCTTCATAATCTAAACTTGGCAAAGTCTTGATGAACCACAGAAGTCACAGTTTGCAGCTGCAGATTTAAGTACTTTGCTTTTCACTTTTACAGTCAGTAGTCTGAATCAGCATCATGACAGTcttttttgtgctttaaatggcCAGAATTAAAcattcatgaatgaatgaaatatttttcttatggGCTTATCGCTTGAATTGTACAGTAGATAACAGCTCTAAAAAATATTCCCCAAACGTGTTGGATTTGTATTTTCCTTAATGTCACCTTGAACATGCAGAACAAATGCAAAGTAAGCTGCCTCAAGCAACAATTAGCAAGCAGCAGTCAATAAAAAGAAGTATTACTTTAGACCTGTAGCCTGTAGAGATCTGAGGTTAATTAAAGAATTTTACGTCTATTAATGTGTCCTGAAAATGACTTGGCTATAATTTGTCTCAGTTTTTTCCCTTCACATAGTCAAGAGAACAGCTGCAGCTACATTCAGCTGTTTCCTGAAAATGAcgaagacattttcttttttaagagaaaaaaaaacgtgtGAATATCCTGGTTTATTATCTGTCCGATCCAGTACTTTCTAAATTCCCAGTTTGCTTCTGCTTTTAGTGGCTAACTGAATAGTTTTAACTATTGACTCTGATGTAGTTAGAGTTAGTGAAGGAACTTTGCTTGTCTTGAAATTGATACTCTATTAAAACCTGCTATGGTAGCTATTCAGCATGTTGAGTAGTTGCCCTGAAAGATCGGCAGTTGGATTCCCACCATGTCCACGTTTCAAAGTGGAGACTGAATTCAATACTGTTGTTGCTTCGTAGGTGTGTGTTTAAGACAATGCTACATACTGTAcatagagcagtggttcccaaacatttttaacaacccccaagataacatacatTGGTGTTTGTAAAAACACCCCCTccccccctcacacacacacacacagaatgactgagtggttaattgtgtgatcaaatgggtcatctgtaaataaatttattgggatACTCATTAAGGAATTACTTAggtgtgttatttatttatattcttactctggtaatcatattaaatatctcttatATTTAAGCTCAgcttaagcaacaatgagactTCATATGGGGTGAGTGAGAACAACGTGAAGGGCTTAGGTTCTTCTCCTGTGTGTTCTTTGATAGATCAAAaaatgacagactacttctctcagttaactaatttattaattacaattgatatgagaaatgtccAAATACAGAATTTTGGATTCGTATTTtctgtcccctggactaatacaatacggagtctgttgctgttacagtcagaactcTAACTGATCCTTGAATCCTTTATATATGGGTCTGGCTATACACAGtttttgctgactaatgctgcagttgcagaagtagggtcagctgcagtcacaggtcGACCACATGCAGATGTCTACAGCCTTCCTTGTGACCCCCATCCGCTTGTGtcctaaaaaaaaactgtaagaaGAAGACAATACATAGACAAGGAGGAGATTTCCTTTGGACTCCGGTTAACTTAGACATTTCCTTTAAGTGTAACATTTCACATGTTTTACTAGTCCTCTAAACGCAAGGCTGGGAAACCAAAAGAATCATCCTAAATATAAAGTCAGTGCATTGGTGCGTTATGTCCACCTCTATATGGCAAAGCACCCATAAGCCAATTGTCAGCTTCTCTGGACACCTGATGTGAGGCTTAAAACATATCAGAAAATATGGGCCCTAAATCTGCTTCTCTCACCAAGATAAAACTAAATTAGTATTTTTCatatggcatgagtaataattttgtttacaCATGAATGCATTAATGCTTTAATTTTGACAAATCCCAAAATTATTTGACGAAtgtgggcattttttttttttttaaacaatgatctggcgaccaacacagagacagagcATTCTAAATTCCACTTACATAAACATGAGCATTCTACCTTGTGCTCAGGAATGTGAGCATTCCAAATTCCTGGTGTGCAGAGCCGAGCATTCTAAATTCCATATGCActgagatgagcattctaaattcCATATGCActgagatgagcattctaaatgtaACGCAGGTGCTTCTGACCAACCAGTAGGAGGTGGACAAAAATGCACAGTCAGaaccaagtttaaaaaaagttttacaaaaaaggttcaggaaacaaaaaaaaaaaaaaaaaaagaggaataagGTCCTTAAGCGCAGGTGTGCTGCTGGCCCTGTTAGGAGTGGAAAGAGAGTCAGGGGAGGAAAATGGGTCAGTTACTCCCCATCATCAGTCTGTGGCAACGCACTACAGTTGGCCAAGCGATGCTTGTGTCTGGGCTGTATTTGGGGTCAGACAGGCCCAAGTAGGCCCATACAGTTCCTCCTTCTAGGCGGATCCCCCTCTGGGCACACCTGGACGCAGAGTTCCTCCAGCCAGAAAGAAGGAGTTAATAACCATGAAATGTCTCAAtataaccaaataaaataaatgcaagaaTAAAATAAGTACAAGTACAACGTGTGTTATGCCAATGTACAGTTACCTGGACACAGAGTTCACCAAGCCACAAAAAGTCAGAGCattgtgtgtctgcagctggaGTCCTGTGTAACAGTATGTTACTCATTTCTCTAAGTGGTTGAAAGACAGCAGGTAAATTATGTCAAGTGTAGTTCGAGCTTCTGTGTGCGGACACTTATATTCAGGTTGGCTTCGGCTAACTAGTTTTTATAAAACGACAGGTTTCTGTTGTCTTGCAACTTGGTATACTGGGGCCTTTTTCCAGAAAGCAGGCTTAGTCAAAACTGAGTTATTTCACGAGAGTTACAGCAAACTGAGTTTTTCGTTTCACAGAATGAGTTCAGCTGGACTCCGTGTCAGTTATCATGGTAACAGAGTCTGTGAGACTAACCTGCTCGCTGGCAGGTTTagaccaagcggcaacctccgcctgtaaaatgtgaagccgatgcggaagtgcaaaaaattgcagtcaTCTGCTAGGCTCAAAAAAAAGAGTCCCCATAGACTCCGACGttaagaccaacttcacagcagaaataaacatgtttaaagcctgatacaaaaacattttaggattaataggtcaaatttaccttcatgacaactgtgagggggggtggatttttttttataactcatccatttggatgttatttaatcttgaaattcggcataattaggggtgtgtccttttgattgacaggtaccCAATATCCATGGCAAGAAGGGatagtgcagcacaaccgcagtTTTTAGCCATttgctggttagctaccgttagctcctgGTTAGCTCGGtaagctcttagctacaggcagctcagagtttgatggctgtcaatcatccacccccaccttcacagtctctCTCTCAGCTACACCTCTTTACCCAAAAATGACAACCCGagtgacactgccaagatgtTGACAGTGGGAACCACCCAAtcagcttcaattcagctcttcagaaacctacaggtgacatCATGGAAGTTCAGCttgtcttttatatacagtcaaTGGTTTAGATCCAGTAGTTTCTCCTCTTCAGCTGCACATTCAAATTTAACTAAATCACTGATTTGACACAGAACCggtgtctctcttttttttcttttaaatgattaattgaCATCAAATCATTCGCCGAAGTCTGATCGAACCTGATTTAACTATTTAATCCTGATGATTTTCTGTTGGAGCACTTTCGATTCACCCTGCAGTTTGTTATTTATCTGAATAATATTCTCATTTAACTTTCCAAAATTTGtctaacaataaaacaaaatctttgtATCGTACTCCGGTTTATTTCTGCGAGTGGCAGTTTTCTGTACATTAATGATGATGTGCAGCACGTTTTAGTGGCAGCCGTTTGTTGATGCTTGTGTAGATGCAGTGGATGGAAGAGTCGCCATAAACTCTGTATGCAATAATTACTTGTAATTTATCAGTGtcatataaatacaaatacagtcatttaatgttttctatttCCTGTAAGTGGGTATGCAGTTTAGGATTTTACCATTTTCAAATTgatattttacaatatttttttataaatctctTTTCCTGCTAAATGCAACACAAAGAGCAATTTTTGTACTATAGCACATTTAATCGTCAATTTGTGCCACAACTGACCTTTAACTGATGTTCTAGtaattatatttctatttgGGTTTGATGAATTTTTATAAGGGCATTTCAAGttaaaagtatattttaaaGTATCCAACAAGTACACTCATCTAGGCTATACAGGTGCTGGTCTTAAAACTGGAATATCATGAAatagttgatttatttcagtaattacattcaaaaagtgaaacttgtttaatgtagacattcattcctcacagactgacatatttcaagtgtctatttcttttacttttgatgattataactgacaactaatgaaaaccccaaattgagTATCCCAGAAAATTGGAATATTAaagacacctggtgccacactctaatcagctaattaactcaaaacacctgcaaaggcctttaaattgtctctcagtctagttctgttctgactgctgacctgacagttgttcAAAAGATGACACCTTGCATAAAGAGAgcaagacacaaaaggtcattACTAACGAGGCTGAGCTCTGTGTCCAAGCTCATTAATAAAGAGgcaaagggaaggaaaagattgGTGAAACTAAAAAACTGAATGTAATCCATTAATATCTCCTATTGAATCCGGAGGCATTCCTATACATCACAGCAGTGTCCGAGGTATTCCTGGCCACCTCCTCCCAGTGGAACATGCTCGGaaaacctcaccagggaggtggaAGCCACCTAACCAGAAGTTGCCACTCACCTGTTAATAAAGTACAACATACAGGCTTCAGATTTTTGATCAGCAAGACATATTATGGGTTTTCTggaatattacatgaaattcTTCCTGCTCCAGGCCTGTCTGGaaggtttttctttctccttttcctatTGACTGCTCTTATTCTCAATCATAGACATTACGCAAAACCACTCATTTACTCAAAGTTTGACTAGAACATCTTAAagcatatttttcatttcaacacATACCATCTAGAATTAGTATTATCACTTGTGTGGCTTTTTACCTTTGGAATAAGGAGGTGGCGGAGGCTATGTTTTTACCAGCATTTATCTTTGTTTATCTATCTatgtgtctgtctgttagcaacttTACGCAAAATATACAGGAGGGATTTTAGTGATTTTGTTCTAAAAATGGATCTTTATGGTCTAACGTGATCTAACTTATATTCCATTCAATTTTGGGAGTGATCCGGAACCCCTTCTGGATTCAGGGATTTTTGGAAGTATTCTTTATCATTGGGAAAAAGGGCCATTTtcagtatatatgtatataactCCACAAATAATATCCTAAAAAATACAGAAGTTCCCATCGGGTTTAACAAGATATCAAGGATAGATCTGGATCATGTATCTAGGAATCTAATGAATGTAGGGCTAGAACATATAATGGAAATGAATATATATGGGTGGAAGTGAGCTGCTTGCTCGAGGTCTGCGCTGttctctctgagtgcttctctAGTTGTTTAAGTGGTCCACACGTTGTTAGAAACTTCATTGTGCATGCGTGATAAGTAGGACACAGTTGGGAATGGGGAAATGAATAACACGAAAACATAAAttagatttattattttgatatgttttccttttttatttgttttgatttgtaaaTACACATCTTTCCATCTTGGATGGTATAATTAAATGGACGGATGATACACAGAAGTAGGAAGTTGCCTGTTATAAATTATAGATAGAAATCTCAGAACATAATTAACCAAATTCTACCAGCATCACTTTTActataataaataatgtaataaaaataaattaacttactGTGTTTTCAACAAAGTCTGGTGACTTTTCTGGGGTCTCAGGTATCTAATGTAATACATGAAATCCTTACCCATTAGAAATTTATATTCTGTCCTTATCACATTTTTTGACAAATTATGGGAAATTTTCAAGTAAATATGATGAAAATATTAATTGcatgttaaatttaaattaagtaaacagcaaaaatgtttttctacttACCAATTCCATTACCTCGCCCATTTCTGTCATGTCAAAGTCAGTCTATGtcaaaaaaaaa is a window encoding:
- the LOC121653265 gene encoding duodenase-1-like, producing the protein MNSLRTFLLLHVLTCVGQTVNGSDIIHGEKAPKNSMPYMVSVQNHHGHMCGGFLITQGFVVTAAHCGENILTHVILGTNKIMEDNYLKRGIEKSYIHPGYTSPGFGFDIMLLKLSVEVDINERIHTIKIPASKMNVKENQTCSVAGWGMTQTAGSVVNELRVVNVLIIDPESCKEEWTALPPNVICAGGSGTDKGFCQGDSGGPLVCNDIAVGIVSFNKNSNCNYPDVPNVYTDISEYVPWINEIVKENYYHM